The window TCGATCTCTGTCCGTGCCGGAAAGTGTGCCGATCATAGAGGCTGGCCCGGAGGCCTTCCAGCCACTCTCCAGTCTCCCGGACGGAGTACAGGTTCTGACAGATCGTTTCTGCCCGCACCTGGACGGGTTCTTCAGGCCCCCGACCAGTTGTGACGTTCCGTGAGTGTTTCGGGGGTGTCGAGCGCCGGAGCGCGCCGGGGCGCGGGCGGGGCGCACTCACCCTTCTGGTGCAGACAAACAGGGCATGGCGTGGCGAATCCCAGCAATCTGGGTGCGGGTCCCGAGAGTCGCATCCGGAGGTCATGTCCGTGCCCATGCTGCGCAGCACCGCCGCCGTGTGCACCACGCTGTCGGCGCTCGCCGCGACCTCGATCCTCACCGGCCCGTCGGTCGCCGAGCCCTTCTCGACGGCACCCTGCGCCCTGGAGCGCAGCGCGGCCCACCACTCGGAGGGCGTGGACACCTGGAACCCGGTCTACACCCGCCCGACCGGCGCGCTCGACGCCGTGATGGTCTTCCTGTCCTTCCCGGACGCCACTCCGCGCACCACCCCGGCCGAGCTGACGTCCGACCACTTCCCGGCCACCAGCCGCTTCTACGAGCAGGCCTCCTACGGCAGGTTCACGCTGCACCCGCACCCGCTGAAGCACTGGCTGCGCATGCCGCGCCCGTCGACGGCGTACGCCATAAGGCGGGACTGGAGCGCCGAGGACCGGGCCGCCTACCTGCGGGACGCCTTCGCCGCGGCGGACAAGGAGGTCGACTTCTCGCGGTACCCGGTGGTGTACTTCGTCGCCGATCCGGACGCGCCCGGGGTGGACTCGGACGCCACCAAGGTCGTGAACCTCGATACGCCCATCCAGGTGGACGGCACGGACGTCCGCCGGGTCGTCACCGTGTTCGAGAAGCATCCGCCGGACCGACTGGTTCTCGCCCATGAGACCGGCCATGTCTTCGACCTGCCCGACCTCTACCACCGCCCCGTCGACGGCAAGGGCGACTGGGACACCTATGTGGGTGACTGGGACCTGATGGGCAGCCAGTTCGGACTGTCACCGGATGTGTTCGCCTGGCACAAGTGGAAGCTCGGCTGGCTCGACCCCCGGCAGGTGGCGTGCGTCCGCGGTGCCGCTCCGACCCGTCTCACGCTGGAACCCCTGGCCGCGGGGCCGGGCGTCCCGGTGCAGGGCGCGGGCGGCGCGCCCGCCTTCGGCCTCGGCAACGGGGTGAAGCTGGCCGTCGTGCGCACCGGGCCGGACAGTGCCCTGGCCTTCGAGGCGCGCGGGGCGGCCGGGAACGACCACGCCTCCTGCCGGCAGGGCGTCCTCGTCTACCGGGTCCACAGCGGTGCCGAGTCCGGTGGCGGCCCGGTCGAGGTCGTCGACGCCCATCCGCGCACCGAGGCCTGCTGGGAGAACTCGGTCTACCCTCCACTGGCCGACGCCCCGGTGGCGCTGGGGGAGAGCTTCACCGTGCCCGGGGAGGGCGTGAAGGTGGAGGTGGAGGACCGGACGGCGTCGGGCGCCTGGACGGTCAAGATCACACCGGC of the Streptomyces sp. 1222.5 genome contains:
- a CDS encoding M6 family metalloprotease domain-containing protein; this translates as MSVPMLRSTAAVCTTLSALAATSILTGPSVAEPFSTAPCALERSAAHHSEGVDTWNPVYTRPTGALDAVMVFLSFPDATPRTTPAELTSDHFPATSRFYEQASYGRFTLHPHPLKHWLRMPRPSTAYAIRRDWSAEDRAAYLRDAFAAADKEVDFSRYPVVYFVADPDAPGVDSDATKVVNLDTPIQVDGTDVRRVVTVFEKHPPDRLVLAHETGHVFDLPDLYHRPVDGKGDWDTYVGDWDLMGSQFGLSPDVFAWHKWKLGWLDPRQVACVRGAAPTRLTLEPLAAGPGVPVQGAGGAPAFGLGNGVKLAVVRTGPDSALAFEARGAAGNDHASCRQGVLVYRVHSGAESGGGPVEVVDAHPRTEACWENSVYPPLADAPVALGESFTVPGEGVKVEVEDRTASGAWTVKITPAVRD